Within Phycodurus eques isolate BA_2022a chromosome 7, UOR_Pequ_1.1, whole genome shotgun sequence, the genomic segment CCAAATTGCTCACATTTAACCCCACGTACTGTGCAGTGAAAGACTTGAGTGAAGAAGAGAGGCGCATTTGCAATGTGCATGCGAGAGGTAAATATAGCTTCCATCTCATGACCATATTTATTACCCCTGCCGTTTTACCAACAAAGGTTGGTCTATAGAAACCAAGTGGTACAGTTCAGTTCACAATAGTATGGTTCGGGATCTGTGTGTAGGTTCGATGGCAATAGTTGCGTAGCTACTTAGGATTGGATGGTACTCTTTAAAATCAGGTATGGCTCAGTACGCTCTGCATGGGACAATATGTCCTTGgggaacatgtttttttaatcatgccTGCAGAGTGTGGTGCAGCCATGACCAATCAACCCATGCTTAATCCATCTGTTACAGAAgtaggtttttttgtttatatttttgttttattgttatacATATTTTGTACTACTTTATTGCTATGTGTATATAATTAGTCAAGGAATAAGAATCAGATGACTATTTAAGAGTTGTGTTCACTTCACGGTTAACttgaaaaaagtacaatataacTACAAAATTTGCTTCTTGCTGACAagcaaaataaagagaattttgagagagaaaaaagttgttCTCTTTCTGCACAAAACATGTACTGGAAATATAATGAACCGTGGCCCAACATTCGAGGTATGGACCATACCGTGGGTTACCTATAGCCGCCCCACCCCGACTACCTACGTAAACAGCATGATCACATAACATACCAGcgagataaagaaaaaaacgctACACAGTGAAGTGTTCATGTTTAAACAAGAAACATGGCTTTTAATCATCATTCTGTTTTCATCCACAATTTTTCTTAAACAGCGCTTTTGTTTAACTGCCATTTATTAATTCTATAGCCACACATAAAAGGTTCTCCGTTGTCCAATTAATTGTCAAATGTGTGTTGAATCGAACCGTACCTTTTGATGGAAACAATGCTGCTCGTGCAACTTCCCATTTTTGCCGACATGTCAATTAGTTTCCAGACTACAATATGAAAGAgagtacagtgggtacagaaagcattcagacccccttaaatttttcactctttgttatattgcagccatttgctaaaatcatatgAGTTCATAATATTTTcctaattaatgtacacacagcaccccatattgacacaaaaaaacggaattgttgaaatttttgcagattaaagaaaaactgaaatatcacacagccataattattcagaccctttgctcagtatttagtagaagcacccttttgagctaatacagccatgagtctttttgggaatgatgcaacaagtttttcacatctggatttggggctcctctgccattcctctgcagatcctctccagttctgtcaggttggatggtgaacgttggtggacagccattttcaggtctctccagagatgctcaattgggtttaagtcaaggctctggctgggccattcaagaatagtcacggaattgttctgaagccactcctttgttattttagttgtgtgcttcaggtcattgtcttatttgaaggtaaaccgtccgcccagtctgaggtcctgagcactctggagaaggttttcgtccaggatatccctgtacctggccgcattcatctttccttcgattaaaaccagtcgtcctgtccctggagctgaaaaacacccccacagcatgatgctgccaccaccatgtttcactgttgggactgtattggacaggtgatgagcagtgcctggttttctccacacatgcagCTTAGAATCaaggccaacaagttctatcttgttctcatcagacgagagaatcttatttctcaccatcttggagtccttcaggtgtttttttttttttttagaaaactccatgcgggctttcatgtgtcttgcactgaggagaggcttccgtcgggccactctgccataaagccctgactggtggagggctgcagtgatggttgactttctagaactttctcccatctgccgactgcatctttggagctgagccacagtgatttttgggttcttcttttcctctcgcaccaaggctcttctcccccgattgctcagtttggccggatggccacctcttggaagggttctggtcgtcccaaacgtcttccatttaagggttatggaggccactgtgctcttaggaacattaagtgcagcagacatttttttgtaaccttggccaaatctgtgccttgccacaatctgtctctgagctcttcaggcagttcctttgacctcatgattctcatttgctatcatgcactgtgagctataaggtcttatataggcaggtgtgtggctttcctaatcaagtccaatcagtataatcaaacacagctgaactccaatgaaggtgtagaaccatctcaaggatgatcagaagaaatggacagcatccgagttaaatatatgagtgtcacagcaaagggtctgaacacttatggctttgtgatattccagtttttctttttttaataaataaatctgcaaaaatttcaacaataccatttttttctgtcaatatggggtgctgtatgtacattaaggaggaaaaaaatgaacgtaaatgattttagcaaaaaagtgaacaatttaagggagtctgaatactttccatacctactgtattttattaccTAGTAGAagtcataaaataaacattttcaaaatctgtTTTTAATGGGGGCGgcatcgactggttagcacatctgcctcacagttctgaggacccaggttcaaatggCCTCGCTTGTATGtaatttgtatgttctccccgtgcctgtgtgggttttctccaggtactccgatttccacccacataccaaaaacatccatggttggttaattgaggactctaaattgtccataagtgtgaatgtgagtgcgaatgattgtttgttttcatgtgaccttcgattggctggcaaccagtagaggatgtaccccgcctctcacctgcagttagctggggtaggctccagcatgcccgcgaccctaatgaggataagcggtacggaaaatgaatgaatgcatgtttttaatggCCTCTTAACTTAATGTATGCAAATTCAAAAGATGGAATGAGTTTTGTCCAGAGCTCATCCTGGTGGCGAATTTGActgcaatattttatttaacaaggATTATCCCGTTTGACAAGTTCTCTATCAAATTTAATTAGATCAGGTTGTTGAGCCGATGTAAGATTGTATTACAATGTCGTCTTTTTGATCAAGAAGATTCCTAGCATTCCATCTGATTTTGAAGTGACTATTGTTTAGCTCTGCGCTATTTAGGTGCTTGTGATTAGGTTTTATGGAAACACTGTTGATGTACCACTCTTTGTAGTAGCAATGGCATTTTCCAAAGGATTACATTACCTTTCACAATTGAATAATCAGCTTTATCCTTCGCCAGGACTTGACAAGGAAACTTGTCTGACCCCTATGCCCTCCCAGCACACGCAAGAGCCCGCAGTGGAGTCCTACAGCCTGCTGACGGAAAACCTCGTCCTCACACAGCTCACCCTGCATCTCGGCTTCCACAGGTTCACTGCACATTATCATCCAAATTGTGATGCTGGGAATAACATAGCTTTAGTATACAGCAAGGATGGAAAACCATGTCAGGGGCTAAGAAAATATGGCGTAAGGTTTGACAATTTAGTTGTCAGTTGTCTGAGGCAAAGCCATAGGTTCCTATACACTGAGTATACATTGTGCCACTAGTGGTATGTCACAAACATGAGTCAGTGTTGTATTGTTGTCATTGTGCATCCGCAGACTCCACGAGCAGCTGGTCAAGATGAACCAGTCTCTCCACCGGCTCCAGGTGACATGCGAGGAAGCCCATCGCACAGGAAACCCAAGGACGGAGCAACTCTTGGAGCAGTTTGAGCGCCTGATGATTGTCTTCTTGTCAACCAAAGCTGCCACCACACAGCCTGCCATGCTGCAATGCTGCCTTAACCTCCAAGCGTCCACTGCTGCTCTGCTAGTTCAGTTCGCTGTGGGAAACCGGGGCCCCGAACATGTAGCACTCAGTTTTCCTTTGCCCTCCCTGCAGAACACCATGCTCTCCTTTGTACCAGGTAAGGTTGAGGCTTTTCAGTAATCAGTACGGGATCAGTACATTGAATGTAttaaaccagtgattctcaaaaccCTGCCGGACACTGGGGATATCTGCTGCAAATTTTCTTTCGAGACTGTTTGGAAAGTGGTATTTAAGACCCCCAAAACAAaagtctgtgttttgtttctaaatacattaaatatgtttgaagtgctgaaaatggGCAAAGCCTGTGAACAATCTCGTACTTGTTGAGATATGGTTTAaactttatttcacattttaaatgtccctGATTTGGTGGGCGGGGCTAGAAAATATCCTTGTGACGTCACGAGGATGAggctcccccactatataaacaccattTGGCTGAAATGAACTTCCTTATTCATAAATAACTTCTCCCAGTTGTACCAGTATAGAGTGCAATTGGCCATGAAACTATGCCCACAACccgaaaaaatacatcttccctgaagtgtagtGTGTTTGGTGTTATTTGGTCGTCTTGCCGTCTGCCACCACGCATGTTGTGTTGCGACGCAACAGCGAAACTGCCACAGCGGAACTGCCACTTCCTCCTTCATTACAACCAGACTGATTACTATCAGTATAGCGTGGAATTGACCATTATGCCCACAACTGAGAAAATACATCTTCCATAAAGtgtgatgtgttttgtgttacttGGCTGTGTCTTGTAGTCTGCCACCACGTGTTGGGTTGCGAGGCTGCGGCTGTACAAGATTCATAAAACAGCGTTATGGCAGTCAGCCTCATAGTTCCCTAACTGCACGTCGTGGGAGCGAGGAGGGGAGAAATGCCTCCCTGTGGACCGGTGTGCGTCACGTGCTGTGGCAGATTATGGTGCACCGTTGTTCCGCTGAATTTCAATGGAGGGAAAATTGTAGGGATGTCCCGacccaactttttcacttcctatctaataccgatattgcagcctgaTGTTTAGCCATTATCGTTCTgatccgatttcagcaataatcatactttacttattttgaagTATGGAATGTTTgtaaaggcttgatcaagtgataatacttaaacagagaacaataatcagcaacagtatgtatgagaaaaactgacccatttattattgaCCAACAGGTTACATGGCCACCCCTGAATTAGATTGGTCCTACTATGAGCCTGGTCctagtattattatttgataaaacataaaatatgtttAGATGAATGATTTCTATATCTGGCACGgttgtcgactggttagcacatctgcctcacagttctgaggatcggggttcaaatcccggcctcgcctgtgtggagtttgcatgttctccccgtgcctgcgtgggttttcaccaggtagtccggtttcctcccacatcccaaaaacatgcgtggtagattgattgatgactctaaattgcctgtaggtgttcacgtgagtacgaatggttgtttgtttgtatgtgccctgcgattggctggcgaccaattcagggtgtaccccgcctctcgcccgaagatagctgggataggttccagcacgcccgtgaccctagtgcggataagcggtacagaaaatggatggatggatttctataTCACCTGCAATCACCATTTTTCTTACACCAAAACGGCCGTTTCACTGCAATAGTGACTCTGCTCACCAGCAGACACATCGTTGCCCAAAATTTGCACCCACGTCAGCACAAATCCGCTGTGTTGACTGAGTATGAAAAGCTATAGTTTTTGATCATAAATTAGTCTGGGAATGCCAGCACATAATTTTAAGAATTAGTTCTACTTCAATATCGATGGGATTGCTGAGAAACAGTCAAGCCGTGTGTGCGTCAGGTGGGAGGAGACGCATAGAAAGTCAGGTTTGAGTTTACCGTTCACAGAGTCTGTTACCGGGGTGACTGTGTCAGAATTCCTCTTCCCCAGCTCTTTGAAATGGAATGATGAGGCTTTTCCTCATCTCAGGGTCAACTTCCTCTGAGTTTTTACGTAACCTGCTTGCTGGAATACCCCTGGGTACGTTAAATCTAGGTTCCACTCTATTAAACAACGTGTTCTATTGGATTATATTTACTGCAGTGCCTTTACATGTTTTTCAGAGTTTTTTGCAGAGAACTTGGGAGATTTTTTCATCTTCCTGCGTCCATTTGCTGATGACGTTTTGGAATCCTCTGCTGAAAGTCTGGAGCAGATTCTGAACTTCATCACTGTCTTCATGGGTAATGTAGAGAGGTACGGTATAGGATTTGATTGTGTCAGATAAAACACAAAGCCATTAATGGTTCAGCAAAAACCTCTTATTGCATTCACAACAGGTTGAAGAATCCTCATTTAAGAGCGGAGCTGGCAGAGGTCTTGGAGGCGGTGATGCCCCACATGTTGCCTCTGGCGCCTGGCAGTCCTCAACCAATTGTCTTCCAGCGACAGAGAGTCTTCTGCTCTTACAAATACGCACCTCAGTTGGCCGAAGCCCTCATCACTGTGTTTGTAGACATTGAATTTACAGGTGAGACATTGCAGTTTGAAGAGCAGATTATAAAGGTATTGTATATTATATAGTTGctatcaggggggaaaaaaaacatattgtatgtccaaatatggtcaatttcacatttttcacatATTGATAATGTTGGTCTCTCTCTTAAGTCGTCTTTAATTTCTACGCATTGGTAACCAATTTTAAGTATTGAAAGAGCTTACGAACAAATCTAATAACGCTCTTGGACACTTGAACTGTCTGAGTAGTGTCTTAaaactctgcctcttcttcaCTCTGCGGGAGCCATGTGGCATTATGTTGCATCAAGATTaagtctggattttttttagacaataatgaatgaaaatgggTTTTATGTATTTGAGTGAGCctgttgtgttaaaaatgaATTGCTGTAATGCTTCGGCGTACAAGAAACTGGTCAGGCAAGAAGGAAAGTTTGCGTGCAGATTAATTTCTGCCGGGTACACTGCTCagctaaagttttttttttattgtatcattCATGGTTCTTAGACCTTTGAAAAATAGTTTGGGAAGTGTCTGTACAATTTTAAACAATGACAGCATCATAAATaagtgatttgtgtgtgtgtgtatgtgagtgtgtgtgagtattagtgattgaacatgatttcggGCTGGGGTTGTGTTGATGTTTATGCACAATGGTATATGGTGGAAATGTAAGATATAATACCAACTTactttcctgaaaagtagtgacTCGGAAATGCAAGGATTCTGCCCGGCAGCGACAAAATTGAAAATTGGTTACTTCAGGTGTTTGCGAAACCCAactaaaaatgttattattctgatgttctCCACAGAGAAATTACAGATTGTATTACTAGAAATAGTAATGGATgtaaagaaacattttcttttctgttgttCTTCAGGTGATcctcatcagtttgaacagaaGTTTAATTACAGAAGACCCATGTATCCCATCCTCAAGTTCATGTGGGGTGAAAATAACTATAGAGAGAGTATCAAGGTATTCGgggatctctttttttttgtccatccaGTTTCGGGGAAAAAAGACAGACTTGGTTGTTATGTTCTTATTTCCAACAGCCAAGTATCAAATCAGTGAGTTACTGTACTTTGTGTCTTCTCAGCATTTGGCAGACTATGCATCCAAGAACCTGGAGGCCATGAATCCTCCTCTGTTCCTCAGGTTCCTCAATTTGCTGATGAATGATGCCATCTTCCTTTTAGATGAGGCTATTCAGGTAAGGCTATGAGACAAAAATCTCTCCACAGAAATAATGCATACCCCTTTTGGAGTCATTTTTCTAAAACAGAGCTGAAAAGAATTGAGTTTttattagttgtttttgtttcgaaTCTTGCAGTACCTGAGCAACATCAAGATTCTGCAGCTGGAGCAGGATCGAGGGGAGTGGGATGACCTGGCCCCCGATGCCCAACGGGAGAGGGAGTCAAGCCTGCAGATGTTTGGACAGCTGGGCCGCTTCCACAATATCATGTCTAATGAGACCATCGGCACCCTGGCCTTCCTCACCTCAGGTCAGACCCgttcaaatgtatattttaaatccTTGCCTTTCTTTTGCAGTaatctccaggattttttttgttccagaGATCAAGGGAATCTTTGTGCACCCTTTTCTGGCTGAAAGGATCATCTCCATGCTCAACTACTTCCTGCAGCATCTGGTTGGACCCAAGATGGGTGCTCTTAAAGTGAAGGACTTCAGCGAGTTTGACTTCAAGCCGCAGCAGCTGGTCTCTGACATCTGTACCATCTACCTGAACCTGGGGTATGTTTTGAACACTCTCTTGAACACTGAGAAAGATTCTAGACGATTGGAGTTGCAAACAGTTGAGTTACTGTAATCTTTTTCATGTTGGCTAGAGGGCCAAGCACTTGGTTTGgtttacaaataaatatgtattttaatatttctttGACAGAGATGAGGAGAATTTCTGTGCTACTGTCCCAAAGGATGGACGGTCGTACTCCCCTATCCTCTTTTCTCAAACAGTGAGGGTACTGAAGAAGATCAACAAGCCCGGGGACATGATAGTGGCTTTTGGACTCCTTGCTGATAAAATAAAggtataaatttaaaaaaacaaaaaattgggtGTGTGTATGGGGGGTGGGTTCTGTGTATAATTGCAAGGTCTAACTGTCCTGTGACTGTGCCTGTACTGTAGTCCCATGCAGATCGACAGCAACAGGAAGAGGAAACTTATTCAGAAGCCCCAGAAGAGTTCTTAGACCCAATTATGTCCACCCTGATGCTGGATCCCGTTCTTCTTCCTTCTTCCAACGTCACGGTCGACCGCTCCACAATAGCAAGGCATCTCCTCAGGTTAGCTCAACATCAGGGTGATTGCACGCCTATAATTTGCTTTCTGTTGTCCCAATCAATTAAGGGGTTTGTAAACTTGATCTGTTTTGCCCCaggtttgtatttttcttaCGCTGTAAAAAATCTAAGTGAATCACTGCAAAATTGGGCTTTGTTGATCATGAAGTAGTGCcttgaaatacagtatgagtgtcccaagatacagtacatgctgtcatttggacaatttattattattattatttttttgctttgacttgaagtgggcggcacggtggacgactggttagcacatctgcacatCTGGGTTCAaattctcctcgtgcctgcatgggttttcgccgggtactccggtttcctcccacattccaaaaacatgcatggtaggttaattgaagactctaaatagcccaatagtgaatgattgtttgtctacatgtgccatgggattggctggcaaccagttcagggtgtaccccgagtctcgctcagagtcagctggggtaggcgtCAGCTCTCCcgtcaccctaatgaggataagcggtacagaaaatggatggatagattgacTTGAGATACGAATGCTGTTTGGTGGCAGTATACTAAACTCAATTCACTTCAcgataagcagcagtttggaagaTAATGGACCATTcctcaaaaaagaggcttcaagctgtttaatgccagtcccagttgaagtttactgtctaagtcaacataaaacagagaattccatgttgtgtatttaaaacaatcaaagaACTTTGCCGTAAGAatgcccccactagcttaatACTAACGCATAttggaaaatgccattgacggTCTAAGGCCTggaatcagactacaagacaaatttggtctttcacgattgcactatgtcagactactggcatacactacacgacatgtattctgataccaccacactctgtcttttacgatcaccgggctttatcttgtcaaatcaaacactgtcagagaggcggaaccaaaaaacgtctcaccggtcaacgcgaccggatactcGTTACCGACAACAACAGCTATGCACCGCGCCAATGTACTGTATTCTgtcaggggaaaaaagaacaaaatgaggaaagacGTGGTTTTCATCACCAGTGCTCGGGATAGGACGTTCATTCAAAGTGCagtacgcaatcctattggtcgaggCCTAGGTGcactgtcggagagttgtcgttgatatgtcacactacacggaagatatccaaaaaaatcaaacatgctataCATGCATTTTGGCATCGTAGGGCTTTCATAGTgccgttggtcgtggattatgtcacactacaagaaatgttgtcgttcccgacaaaatatgttgggCTCGATCTAGAAAATCGgttgcgatagctaatcgggccaatattggGGCTagaatcctgtagtctgatctaggcataacACTTTGATAGTTGCATCGATAGTTGCGGTCAACAAAcgtgaacacaaatggtgaagcaacacatgtagacagactatcacaatactcacaggcacatattctttcctctgtgaaaaatgactagaATTACAGCATTTTATTGATTCACAGTAGATGTGAAACAATTCTTCGTAAATGTCTGCATCATACTTCCCTCCAGTGGTCAAGgacaccagaaggaacagcacaatgaATCGAATTGAAGCATTTAATCATGATGaacaaactttattttcatttgttattattctgtttttgttgaacAATTTAGTACGATATTATAGAGTGCAACTTTCCTtattaaacaaacacattacaaaaaaacaacattttttggggggggggggctggattaatggcattttcattcatttcaatgggaaacaaatTTAACTCTTATCTCAATTTACCAGTAACCATGCTACTTTACACCAACAAATAGCCAAGTGCAATTTAAGGAGACGTCTTGATCAAATTATCCCTCTTGACACGGTGAAAACAATACATGCTTCTAACTGAATACTAAcctgaagatgtttttttctgtaaggCAGGGGTGTGATTTGTTTATATGCTACCTGTACTTATGTAACCATTATGCTGTTTAGGGCGAGTGGGTCATTCATCAGCTTTCTCTCATCTTTTTCTCCACAAACGAAGCGCACCAAAGTTCCTTTGAAGCCATAGCGACCACTTGATTCAGTGTGCACCCGAGTTTGAATGCTGTGTTCACCACTGACCAAACAAACTGCACCAAGAATAACACAGTATAGTTTGATTAAAACAAGGGTGCTAGTATTAAAGAACTTCCTCTAAAAATTTAGCTAAAGAGGACACCTAAAATTCATGTATAAAGCATCTTCTAGAATTTAGATTATAGAACATCCacccatacattttctataccattttatcctgttcaggttcATGTACGGTAAAAAGCCAtgacacactggactggtcgccatacTGTCACATGCAGATTTTGAATGGACTACTGAGCGGGACTCAAAACCAAGACAGTTGTGTGAAAGTCAGCGATGTTAACCTCTACACTGCATCACTGATGGCCCTGTGTATAAGGTTTCACTCACACTttagggcatgatgcccaattctcTCAATCTTTTTGTGTAATCGTTCACACTACAAAAATAAGTGACTTCTACTGTGGAGTGCGGACGGAATGAGTCTGTGATGTCACGCTTGTGCACAAGAGGGCGTCACATTGCACGCGCACAAACATGAGGCACCGTTTTTACGGAAGTAAATGCACTCCCTCGCGTAGGTCTCAtcatgacgcatttgtggcaatttcaaggattctGTCCAACTGGAGCCAACATAGTATTCTTATATCAGTTCTAAAACCTCTTCTTtttgccactgactgttttcagCTCCTTCATCTGCCGTTACTTTTGTggcgtgtctgttttgtcgaactATTGTGACATTTGACATTCTTTTGATGACGTGTAGGTCAGATGGGTGCAACATGAGCGTCCAAACTGCACTCGCATCAGATACATATccaatttatatccacatatgaaagaggcctgggtcggaaatgggaaaaaaacggaTAAAAGTCACCTAGGCCAAAAAAATCgaaattgacctgcagtgtgaacatagcctaagAGGTTTTTGTCACAGTTTTGATGTCCACAAGTGAACCACaactaaaacaaaactgaaatagcATGTCTTTGTAGAGCTTCTGTATAAAGAGTGTGTCCTCATTCCAGTGACCAGACAGACCCGTTCAACCGCAGCCCTCTCACCATGGACCAGATCAGGCCAAACGAGGCGCTCAGACAACAGATCTTAGAGTGGCTGGATAAGCATAAGCAGGAGAAGCTGCAGCTGGGACCAAGTGACCAGACTTGATCCACCCTGTGCCTAACAATGACTTCATCCTTGTTTGCTTCCCTCTTCCACATCTAGAGTGCTCCTCTGCCTTTTTTGTGGCTAATCTGTGGTGTGCTTGTCGCCGCAGATTCCTGCAGACTTTCGTCTAACACTGCATTTAAATCGTATTTAATACAGCCTTCATGCAACAGACATGAGTTGAATAGCTGTTTCAAATTGCCCAATTGTAAACatgatgtaaatgtaaatgatgCGATTTTGAGCAGGAGAGGGGAACTCCACTGAGAAAGTAGAttcccccttcctgattttttttttcttttcttggataTTTAGCACACTTAAATGGTTGTGATTGGCAAACCAATTTTGATGTCTCAAGCCCCCAACACACCGAGCGATGCAGCCGACTGAATTGGACAATTGCGAGTTAATTACAATCTGTGACACACACCCGCACATCTGGCGATTGATTTTCACACACATACCAACTGGCAGCACCAGCAACGCTGTGACCCCTGCTGTTCCGACCAGGAAATAACGTTTTGAGGCACCACATATATgtgcagtaagtcaaaatggcgtcAGCCATAAACACAGTGACAGGACAAACatatttactatatatatatatatatgtgtgtgtgtgtgtgtgtgtgtgtgtgtgtgtgtgtgtgtgtgtgtgtgtgtgtgtgtgtgtgtgtgtggaaagcattcagacccccttaaatttttcgttctttgttatattgcagccatttgctcaaatcatttttctttttttttttcctcattaatgtacacacagcaccccaaatttatttgcagatttattaaaaaagaaaatctgaaatataagtattcagacccttttctcagtatttagaagaagcacccttttgagctaaaacagccatgagtctttttgggaatgatgcaacatgtttttcacacctggattttgggatcctctgccattcctctttgcagatcctctccagttctgtcaggttggatggagAACATTGGTGGATAGCCATTTTtagatctctccagagatgctcaattgggtttaagtcaaagctctggct encodes:
- the ube4a gene encoding ubiquitin conjugation factor E4 A, translating into MTDQGNNNNHNISCNPFAALFSSLADAKQFASGQKSTLLPTGPPDDSGESQSESENSVSDSVDDNDDSVAEISRSFRSRQELCEQLNVNHMIQRIFLITLDNSDPSLRGGNGIPPRCVYLEEMAADLDGQDWLDMDNIEQALFNRLLLLEPGNHLIYMTSCNAVNLSADRDAGEKCAIPYLFACYQRAKEEVTKVPEKLLPFSVRCKNLTVSNTSTVLLTPEIYINQSVYEQLLDLLLDAYSSAQPDEVVEFVEEVIAGLLSDQEVRTFKEVIVPVLDIFQGRIKDMDLCQPIFYFYLDVLLYFSYNKDIAKVLMEHIQPKDPANGLLYQKSLLGTVLSVSCLLKTPGVVEGHGYFLNPSRSSPQETKFQEANIHQFMGQFHDKLHQMFKYLLQRSNETRHLLLSWLGNCLHANSGRAKIWANQMPEIFFQMYASDAFFLNLGAALLKLCQPFCRPRSPKLLTFNPTYCAVKDLSEEERRICNVHARGLDKETCLTPMPSQHTQEPAVESYSLLTENLVLTQLTLHLGFHRLHEQLVKMNQSLHRLQVTCEEAHRTGNPRTEQLLEQFERLMIVFLSTKAATTQPAMLQCCLNLQASTAALLVQFAVGNRGPEHVALSFPLPSLQNTMLSFVPEFFAENLGDFFIFLRPFADDVLESSAESLEQILNFITVFMGNVERLKNPHLRAELAEVLEAVMPHMLPLAPGSPQPIVFQRQRVFCSYKYAPQLAEALITVFVDIEFTGDPHQFEQKFNYRRPMYPILKFMWGENNYRESIKHLADYASKNLEAMNPPLFLRFLNLLMNDAIFLLDEAIQYLSNIKILQLEQDRGEWDDLAPDAQRERESSLQMFGQLGRFHNIMSNETIGTLAFLTSEIKGIFVHPFLAERIISMLNYFLQHLVGPKMGALKVKDFSEFDFKPQQLVSDICTIYLNLGDEENFCATVPKDGRSYSPILFSQTVRVLKKINKPGDMIVAFGLLADKIKSHADRQQQEEETYSEAPEEFLDPIMSTLMLDPVLLPSSNVTVDRSTIARHLLSDQTDPFNRSPLTMDQIRPNEALRQQILEWLDKHKQEKLQLGPSDQT